The sequence GTATAAGATCTATTTTCTATGCTGGAAATTTCAACATTTGCCCCAACCGAACTTTCATAAATTTGCAAAATTTCACCATCTTTATAAAGCCCTGCAGAGCCAACAAAAACTATTTTTTCTGGCATCTGATACAAATTTCGTTCAGGATTTTTTGACAAATTTTGGCTTAGATTTTGTAGCTCTGAATTTGATGAGTTTGCAAATTTAGCTTCAATTTTTGCAAGATAGTGCGGATCGATATTTTTTAAATTTATACCCTTTTCATCCGCTCCAATACATGCTCGTTTCTGCAAAAATTTTGTCAAATTTATTGCCATATCAACTAGCCCCACACCCATTGGCAAAGCAAAGTCAAAAATTTCATTTTTTCCAGCAGAGATAACTAACATCAGAGCCTAACCTCAATACCATTTGCTTTGAGATACTCTTTTAGCTTTTTTATCTCAATTTCGCCAAAGTGAAATATCGAAGCAGCTAAACACGCATCAGCCCCAGCTTCAAAAGCCTCTTTAAAGTGCTCCATCTTACCAGCTCCGCCGCTTGCAATAGTCGGTATAGAAAGCGTACT comes from Campylobacter concisus and encodes:
- a CDS encoding purine-nucleoside phosphorylase — its product is MLVISAGKNEIFDFALPMGVGLVDMAINLTKFLQKRACIGADEKGINLKNIDPHYLAKIEAKFANSSNSELQNLSQNLSKNPERNLYQMPEKIVFVGSAGLYKDGEILQIYESSVGANVEISSIENRSYTPIECEISSIVSRGTIKTNSSNFITTDKNLAYKMFEKGYFLENMEFFSVLKVAQIFKIPAYGIFVATNFCNKDAHTDFVKNHVEAKKILTKYIKENM